TTACACAGGAACATGTaggaagggcaaaaaaaaaaaaaaaacaactgtttttttttcttaattgccaccactagggttactgctggggctcagtacttgcacaaaataatccaccactcctggtggctgtttttttgttttgttttgttttgtttttgacagagacagaaattaaaaggaaaggaggatatagggggtagaaaaagagaggcccgttgagcactgcttcactacttgcaaagcttcttccCTATAGGTAAAGACTagaggcttgaagctggatcttCACACATGTAAGCTAtaccgggtgtgccactacctagcctctccccacaccccaccaaaaaaaaatataGATCTATCTTTTAAAAGATGACACTGTGCCTTTAGGGACcaaatggatggaagtggaggtgatgGTACTAAGTGAGATAAGAAGTGAGATAAGGAGTCAGTTCCCAGCTGGTTTCATTCCCATGTGAAACATGAACCTTTGCAAACCCTCATTCTCATCACAGTGACTCCTCAACTCTAAGAACTGCAGTGGAGAGGAAAGTGGGGGAGGCACAACTAGGGGTGTCTGTGGCCTTGTGGCCCTGGGGGTGTGATGGTGGATGTTGTGAGTGGTGAACCAGAGACATTTGTGGGGTGGGAAATCTTACTGTGAAAGCATGCTGATTTCAAAAGTAGAGGTTTCAGAACGACCTTCTTCAGGCTGACTGATCCTTTAGCAGGGTGTCCTTTGTATTATTAAGCCGTGCATGTGAGGTGGGTTTATTTAGACTTGCTGGTCTTTGGAGTGTAGATTTCACCTAGCATGAGGTTCCGGCCTCTCCCGGAAGCATCTGATGGCCTGGCCACCACCATCTGTTGCAGTAATTTGGAACTGAATGGCACCTGCCCCCCttaaggagaggggagggcagtggGCAGCCTCCAGCATATGGCAGGTACCATTCTCTGTGGCATCTAGGTTAGTGGTACCCATTGGAGTGGCCACATAGTGCCCAGACACTCGCTCATGAGACCAGGCATCAGAAGatgaagggggtcaggcagtgaggcCCAAGTCCTGGGGGTgacaggaagatagaggggaCCCGGAGCTCCCACCTGGGCAAGAACACCCCACCCAGGATGGTGGGGAATTAAGGGATACAGGCATGTATGGAGGACCCTTCCCCGTCACCCAGCACCCAAGGAGGTCCCGGGGTAACAAGATTGTAAAGAGACAACCTGAGAGTGAGGAAAAGGGTCCAGAGAACACGGAGCTAAGGCATGAAATCGAGGCAATGAAATGCTTTTCAGAGCCATACATGAGGTTTGCAGCAGAAGTTGGGGGCTCCCAGGTGGAGGTTTCTTTGGAGGGTGCAGAGAGACGAGCAGGAGCTGGCAGCAGTTTGGGCCAAGCAGGACACCAGAGGCCCCTCTGTGGCTGAGGActcaggaaggggaagagagggagggtggggaaaAGGGAAGGCAGGCTCCAGGCCCTGCCCAGGTGGACGCTGGGCACTGAGAATGGGCTGTGTGGCCAGGCCTGGGAGAGGAGGCTGCCGTGCACTGCTGTCCAGGTGAAAGGTGACAAAGGTCTGATGTGGCAAGGTCTGGGCACTGAGAGCAGGCCTAGCATTTCCACTGTCAGCCATGGAGCAGGTGCTGGGTACTGGGGAAGCCTGACCCTGGATACAGAAGGGACAGAGATCAGCATGCCCGGTGAGGCCCCTGTGCTTCCAACTGGACACTCTACTGCAGGGCTCCCTTTAACTCAGGCTTCAAGGGGGTAAGGCCTGAAGGCTGAGCACCCTGAGGCTATTTTCAGGGTTTATCAGTGTCAGGCCACCTCCTGCCACCCATGGAAGgtcagggagcccaggcccagTTCTTTGGGTACTAGTTACAATACTTCCACTAAAGCAGCACTAACAAGTCATCCTCTGAGCAAAGGCAGAATTGACATTAAGCCAGTTGCCATCATAAATTGGTGAAACCGGTTGTCGTGTGTCAAATAAACTGTCGTAAAGCAgcactgggggtgtgtgtgtgtgtgtgtgactgactgCCTGGGGTCTAGATGAGGCTTGGTCACAAGTCAGGAGCAGCAGACAGGTGGTGAGTGTCTCCTGTGTCTCCAAGGCCTTGCACCCAACAAGGGCTTAGTAGGCATTTTCTGAGTGAACCTTTGCAATCCAGCTTTGCTCTTCCTCCTTGCAGATCTTATAGTTGGGCAGTGTGGGGTAGGAGCAGGACACCTATAGAACCTGGTACCTGGCCAGTAGGGAGCTGGCAGCCGAAGGTTGTCTCCAGGGAGGCCTGACTGTGCCCTTTAGACGAGTCTGTGGTGTCTGCACAAACAGGGCAACTGACCTGGGCAAACATGACAGGCAGCACCAGATGGTCTAGCGTCACAAGGTCCAaaccatctgggggggggggggaagggacagTGAGAGTGGTGGCTGGGGAGCTCCCCTCTAGTCTGCAACAGCCCTAAAAGGCAGGGTGCAGTCCAGCTTCTTCTCAAAGGATTTGAACttgctttctccccaccctctgtaAGCATGAGTGATCTAGGGCCACATAAGGCTCCTCCACAGAgcaaaagtatgtgtgtgtgtgtgtgggggggggtgcggTTATTTTTCCTGAAAGAAGGGGTATACAGActgtgagtggggggggggtagagtcgGTGGAGTGTTAAAAGGCAGGAGGGGTATGTCCCCCACCAGAAAAAAATGCCCAAGATACTATTTTTGGAATATGTTTGCCAGCTTTAACTTGAcaacctttttttgtttgtttgtttgttttgttttgtttttttgtttttgcctccagggttatcgctggggctcggtgcctgcactatgaagccactgctcctggaggtcactttttcccatttttgttgcccttgttgttattattgttattgctgttggataggacagatagaaatcgagagaggagggatagacagagacggggagagaaagacaccagcagacatacttcacctcttgtgaagcgaaccccctgcaggtgggggctagaaccgggatccttatgctggtccttcctctttgcgccacgtgcacttaacccactgtgctaccgcccagcccccttgccacctttttaaaaatgtaaattttcttttttaaaaaaagttccactcaggtttgagaccccccaccagtccccacctgcaggggaaagccttGAGAGTGtttaagcaggactgcaggtgtctgattctccccctttctatctctcctttcctctcgatttctgacttgtctctatcaatcaataaataaagataataaataaattaagtcttAAAAATTCTAGTTGACAGCTCCCCATCCCCTGAACCTCCATCACTGGCCCTGCCCCATGCAGAAGCCAGAACGCTACCCCACCTCcgtgttttttttctgtttttccttctcccaCTCCACATCCTTGCACGGGAAGCCCCGTGGTCGTCACCGCCATCAGGGCGCAGAGCCCAGTCTCCTGCCTGCCAGGCGGCTTCCCATCCAGATCTGAGCTCTGCTGCCGAGCCacctgggggcagggggggggaCCGGGACCGGCCTGCCGGCCTGGCGCGCACCCAGGCGCCACCGGGTACACAGTGTCACCCCCTGGCCCGCCAGCCTGGGCGTGACGTTCCCGCCCTGGATCCCACCCTTGGGGGTGGCTGTCACCTCCCTCCACCCAGCGCGCCCGCCccggggagggagaaggagggggaagaggaggggcggTCCCCCCCCACGACTCGGGGGACCGAAGTGGCGCTGTCTCTGCTAGaggaaaggcgggggggggggggggggggggtttgcaagGGTGGGCAGTGCGCAGGCGCAggagccccgcccccccccctcaCGTGCGGCTCAGCGTGTGCCCCAGCATGTGCGAGCGCACGTGAGCGCGCGCGGCTGTACTTTGAacccgggcgggggggggggggtgcggaagGGGGGTTCGGGCCCGGCCTCCGCAGGATGATGTCATCGGCAGATTGATCGCTAGGCAACCCAAGAATGCCGCAGCCTCTCCAATCCCGGGCTCCGGCTAGCCACGAAAGCTAGAGCGGAAGACACCCTGGGTGCTAGcgcccctagttccccactggGTAATCCCCCACCCCAGACCGCAGGATTAACCAAGGTTGGTTTAGCCGTTTGCAAAGGAGAGCCTTGCAAACTCTGAACCCAGAAGCAGGTGCATTCTGGCCCACCCAGTGTGCTCACCCCGCCCCCAGCCCGACAGAGTGAGAGGCCCGAGCCTGAACAATGGGGCCTGGAACCTCTTGAGGCTGCCAAAGAACCTGAGTCAAGGTTCTTGGAAGGCGTCCCCTAACCCCCACCAAAAGGGGGGGGGCGTTCTGGTTATTCCAAGTGACTGGAGGATGGGGAATTGGGTCCAGTGCTAGACCCCGGGCCCAGGCGTAGCTCAGATGGAAGGAGAGCTGTGGTGGACTTTGTGGAGAGCTGCAATGCCTCCCTTAACAGGCCCAAGGCTCTGTCTACCTGCACCCCCTTGTGTGAGAGGCTTCAAACCTCCGGGGAGTTCTCAGCACCCTAAagatgccccacccccaccctctccctgTAGGAAAAGCCAGCGCCCACTTTTCATctacttatattttttattatcaccagggctggaacccgggtctttgcacatggtaaaacaaCTCCATTGCTACAcaactcccccaccccataaccttttattattaattattctttattcagtcagttattaatgacagagagcaaaggagagagaaagaaccagagcatcactctggcacatgtaatattgaggatcgaactcaggacctcgtgctccagagtccagcactttatccactactGCATTACCTCCtcctagaaagaaaggaagggccaCTTCTTTACCTTTGAGTAATGGCATTGATGCTAGCTCAGTCCCCAAAGGGGAAGTggcacagagacagaaacagacagagggAATTCTGAAATACTCAGGCCTGCTTTACAAAACCTCTGGGAGGGAAGTGAGGCAGGCAGCTCACCCAAGGACACAGAGCTGGGGGATAGAGGGGGGAAGCAGAGCCCAAGCTGGTGGCTCCCCATGGGACAGTAAAAGGGAGCCCCATAGCAGATGATTCAGGGCATGTGGGAATGGTGGCAGAACAGTGCTGCTCAGGTGAGAGGCTTAGCATGGTGGGCACAGAACGCAGGACTTCTGCTAGAGCGAGTCTGCAGCAGTTTCCCAGACCCCACAGGGAACCAAATGGCTTTCCTGTGTGGGGGGGATTCCAGGTTAAGCTGagcttccctctctgcctctgggaCCCTGAGAGGGAACCAGGGTGCAAGCAAGCCCCACAGGCTGGCAGGGGAGCTGCTAGAATGAAGGACACTAGAGAGAGGGCTCTGGctatggggctgggtagtggtgcacctaggtaAGCTTGTCGCCTGGAGAAGAGGGGTGTTCTGAAGGCAAAGAGGAGAATAAAACCTCTCCCCTGTAGGACCCCTTTGGGGAGTGTCTAAGTCCAGAGGCAGAATCTGGGCCCATGCAGCCTGCTGCTGGGTCCCCAGAACACACTGTCTGGACCTGCCACTGGGTGGAGGAGGCTATGCCCCAGTCAGGGTATACACTCAGTCTCCACATGGCTCTCTGGCCTCTACTGCCCTCAGCCTGGGAGAGAGAAGTGTCCACCCAACCAGATCATTGGTTTCTGGCTTGCAAGCATCTCTGAGTAATGGCCAGTTGGGAGACAAAGTTTAGCAAGCTGCTGCTTTGAAATACAACAAAACAGTGGGAGACAGATAATAGTATCTGAAGACTTTGGCATAAGGGTGCTGTTGTGTAACCTCACCTAGGACAGGGGGAGCTGAAAGAGGAGtccagggccaggcagcagcacacctggctgagtgcacatacacCATGCTCAGAGAACCAGGTTTGaactcctactccccacctgcaggaggaagcttcccaaGGGGTGAAGGTATCACTTGGTCCTtcaccctatctccctctcccctcttaattagtttctctctgtgtcttatcaacaaaacagaaagggagtcgggcggtagcgcagtgggttaagcgcacatggcacaaagcgcaaggaccagcataaggatcccggttcaagcccctggctccccacctgcaggggagtctcttcacaggctgtgaagcaggtctgcaggtgtctatctttctgttcccctctctgtcttcccctcctctctccattgctctctgtcctctctaacaatgatgacatcaataacaataactactacaacaattcttcttcttctagcgtttgcccttcttctgtagccagtcaacaggtcaggttgaaagctgtcaggagctgcttgttgctggctttgaaagtgactgggatccatgtggatatagtcggctaggaaggatcgtcagtttccccaatgaatgggtactcacgggatgcaccacgagaaggttgatccaatgcatcccaactataaaaaacaaggacaacaaagggaaaataaatatatttaaaattttttaaaaaaggaaaaaaataaatggccactgggagtggtagatatgtagtgttggcaccaaccACTgggagatagatggatagatgaagagagagagagagaggggagagagtttaAGGGGACAGAGGGCTTCAATTTCTCAGGCTTCTGTCATTGAGAGAAATGTCCCTCTTATATTTGATCAGAGAAGAGTCTCTCCTTGTAGACACAGCAGTTGGATGTGGCTCTCTCTGCTCTGAGTGTCCCCAGACCCTCTGTAAGCCAGAGGTAGAGCATTAGGTAAGAGTCAGAATCAGGCACCCTGACACACCAGAAGGTGGCAGCTGGCAGGCTGGCCACAAGGAAAGAGACTGAAACCCCTATAAAAAGCAGGTGGAAGAACTGGGGAAGAATCTGGCACAGGTGCCAGCACTAGGGGCATGATGGTGTTTCTAATGACGGCCCTGAAGGAGAGCGTCCCAGTTTCTCACACTCTTTAGAGGGTAGATGCCACAGATGTAAGCGTTCTGCTCCAAGGACTTATCTGTTTGCCTGTGATGGTGCCAGCAAAggaacctggggcctcctgcACACACAGTATcactgctgagtggcctcccaTTCTGCACTTGACACAGGGAGGGAAGTAAaggtgagaggagagacacctcaacCCAGCTCCACCATCCGTGGAGTTGCCTGGTGTCATCTGTGAagttcccatatggtgctggggcccAAGCCCAGAGCCCTGTGTATGGTAAGGCAGGTGTCCTATgagttgagctatctccctgatgTGCATATGACTCTTTTAAAAAGCATGTAAGGGTGTTGGCCCTTGAACACAGATGCTTGCTTGAGTTTCCCGAGTCAAGAGTTCATAGGGCATGCAGCCTTCATTCCTCAAGGTCAGCTAACCCAGATGGCACCACAATCagaatttttcatgtattttatttatttattttgccttcaggattatcgctggggctcagtgcctgccctatgaatccactgctcctggaggctattttttccttttcgttgccctagttgtttatcactgttgttattattattgttgttattgctgccatttgttggagaggacaaaaagaaatcaagagaggagggtaagagaaagcatagacacctttagacctgcttcaccacttgtgaatcgaccttcctgtgtggggttgggggggagccagggtcttgaacagggatccttacaccagtccttgtgcttcgcaccatgtgtgcttaacccgctgcgctactgcccagtcccctaaaATCAGAACTTTTAAGTGACATCTTTTAAAGAGATGTTGCTTTGCACTGTTTGACATTTTTAGTGTGGAATCAACAGACAAGTACAAGAAACCCAATTTGGAGACAAAGACCtaactcctttctttttaaaaaatatatattttatggggGCTgcgcggtggcgcaccaggttaagcacatacagtattaagtacaaggacctacacaaggatcccagttctagcccctgctcctcatctgcagggactttgcttcacaagcggtgaagcaggtctgcaggtgtctctgtcgttctccctttctatccctcctACCACTATTAACTTCTCtcttgtcctagccaataaaatgaaaaagatggctttcaggagcagtggatttgtagtgccagcaataaccctggaagcaatgtgtgtgtgtgtgtgtgtgtgtgtgtgtgtgtgtgtgtgtgtgtattatttaggatggagacaaattgagagagggagacagagagagagagagagagaaagaaaaaaagaaaaaccctgcagcacagcttcaccacttacaaaaatttccccctgaaggtgtaaggtcaggggcttgaacctggttccttgtggaGAATAACATTCACAATCAACTGGTTTCCATCCAGCCACCAACTCCTTTCTGGAAGCATGGTTTTAGTAAAAAGCCTATCTTAATCAGAAAACTGGTGACAATTTTCCATGCCAGTTCTGCTATGAAGAAGTAGGACTTACATCAAACTCTAGTCAAAACTGTATGTCCATTTTGAACTAAAACAAATGGGCAGGCCTGATGGGCccccatagactttttttttttgcctccagggttattgctggggcaccatgaatccactcctggaggctatttttttccccttttgttgcctttgttgttttatcgttgttgttattattgttgtcattgttgttggataggacagagagaaatggagagaggtggggtagacagagatgggaagagaaagataagacacctgcagacctgcttcaccacttttgaagcgacccccccgcatatggggagccggggcctcaaaatgggatccctacgccggtcctggtccttgtgctttgcaccatgtgcacttaacccactgcactaccgccagaccccccccccccccccccgtggtgtgGAGTCTGGTTGGTCCTGTCTGTACCCAGATTGCTCTCTGAGGTGACATGCTGTTAGTGTGCCTCAGCATTAAGGGAGTCTCAGTTGATACTCAGGTGCCTTCTGGTAGAGTTTCTAAGGAAAAGGCCTTCTTCGTTTGTCCAGTGGTGTCCCTCCACAGGTGTGAAATGACTTGACAGAGATGGTGACAGGCCTGAGATACTTGCACTTCCCTTTCTAAGCTTCTCAGATGCAGTAATCAAAGTCATAGTTTGTAGCAGAGATTTGAAGCAGTAACAAGGAACTAAGTGAAAAATAGTTTTCACAGTGGTAAGCACTCAAACTCCAAGTGTATCATGTACTGTATGAAAACGTAGTTTCTGGAGCCAGTGcaatagcttgcttggatagtgtgctgccttaccacatgtgagacccaggttcaagcctggctcccaacaacattgaaggaagcatcagtgcagctgttctctttcactctctccatctctctctttagcCAAGTTCCATTTCTGGTGTCTTATACGTGTGATTGGAGCTCAGCTAAGAAGAAAAAGCCATTCATTGGTTCAGTATAGTTTGGTGAGCCATCTGTGTGTAGAAAAAGCTTGTGTAATACTGTATGTATgccggagtcgggctgtagcgcagcgggttaagcgcatgtggcacaaagctcaaggactggcataagaatcccagttccaggcccaggctccccacctgcagaggagtcctttcacaagcagtgaagcaggtttgcagctgtctgtctttctccctctctgtcttccctcctctctccatttctctctgtcctatccaacaacaaaaacaacaacaacaacaataataataactacaacaataaaacaagggcaacaaaaaggaataaataaaaagttttaaaaaatactgtatgTATGCAACCCCAATGCAAGATTTATAGTTGTCTTAAATTGAAAAATTGTATGTATTATTAGCATTTTGACTAAAATTTCAACATGGCAGGTATAGAACCCTTCTTAGCAAATCAAAGTGACTTCAGTCTTAAAAAATTCATTAAGATCAATGAAcagctaaaataaaaaaattcagataGCTCTTTTTGGCCCAGACTGCAACTATGTAAATTGCtctcttcccttgctctctcgcTCTTTTTCTGGGATTACCATGTGAGCAGCATGCTAAGTCAGCTCTTagtcttctttcttgtttttttttctgtgcctctctctctttccctaacatgttttgttttcaataaaagtttagCTTACCGGAAAAATAATTTCAGATACAATATGAACATTGTtttcaccatttttttccttgttaccaggttaatatataaagcatttGGACTAAATTACTAAACCATAACATTTGCTCCaactcattttttaatattattatttaaaaagtacaCAAATGCTAAGATATTTTCCTACCTTCTGATTTActtgggctcttttttttttttggactaggTAGCTAGTActgttatattttttattttatttattttctttttctgttgcccttgtttttatcattgttgtgattgttactgttgttactgatattgttgttgccagataggacagagagaaatggagaaaggaggggcagacaaagatggggagagaaagatagacatctgcagacctgcttcactgcctaaaggatccttatgctggtcctcaaatttcacaccacatgcgcttaacctgctgcgctacatccCGACCCCCatactgttactttttttttttttttatttaatgagagatggagagagggcaggccagagcaccgctcagctctggcttatggtagtgtgggggtttGTACTGGGGACTTTAGAAccttaggcattaaagtctttttgcataacgattatgctgtcttcccactcTGCTGGTACAGTTAAACTATGACTGTAAAAGATAGCTTAAAACACTTGAAATGTTATTTTCCCATAAATTTTGTAAAAATgtaaaccctccccccccccaagttcagTAAATTTCAATGTTCAGcaataaagaggaaagagaaggagatgtTCTAGTTCCCTGACTGTGGTATATTGTTGACTTGGCCTCCTGTGCTGGCTTTGagctgctgtgtgaccttgggaagaCACCTGATAATCTCTGTTCTCCATTTTCCTCATCAAATGCAGGGGATGGCCTGGCCAATCTGGGAGCTTCCTTCAGGCCCCACTTTCTCTGACTTGCAATTGGGACCTCATAAAGTCAGCAGAGGGAGCACTTTCTCCACAGCTCATAAATTCTGACTCTCATTTCAGCACTTTCCCCCAAACCAAAGGGGTTTGTGAAGCACAGTATTGAAACTGAAACACCAACAGCCCTTCACACTGTTTGCATTGATTCACAAGTCAGATCAGACATTTTTTCGAGGAAACTAGAAATAATGATTTCTGTTCCTTGAGTTGCATCTGAAAGTCCCATGACAgaattattttctaaaaataagtaaatgaaagtgAGGGATCTTAACCACACTGAGTGTTCATAGGGGCTATTTAATTATTAGACAGTCTCGCATAgtatattaaagattttattccttAGTATGAATTTTAAAATCACAAAATAGTGTGGCAATATTTAGGTAATTGAATTTACGGAGTGCCGAAAAATACTATATTATATAAAGACAATCTCTACCTTCACGTACTAAAACTTTTCTAAACCAGCTGGTTTCTTGCAgacagtatttattattttttaaataatttaagacAGCATAAGCTTGTGTCAAGCATAAGCATTGTAACAAAAGTGCAACTTTTCAGCAAATCCTCCCCAAAGATATTTTAACTCAAAATATCATTAGCACATATTTTTCTCCCTACAAAAATAGCATGTCAGACATCATTAATTAGATGTATTAACAACTATGTACATAAGAGCCACCTTGTAGGCTAAGAGTTTAACGTTGTTTAAACACAGCGTTTGAGGcaaacagtagcagcagcagcagcaaaatgCACCAAACTGACTAGAAGACCCAGATATTCTCTCCAGCCCCAGTCAGACTGTTGTGTCTCACCCCTTACATAACATTCAAGTGAGATTTCTCACAGTGCTACCTTGGCAACAAACTAAAAATATCTAGACAAGGTCTCGGTTTAAgccttattaaaaaaagaaagaaagaaagaaagggaaagaaagaagcattCTTTGTGATTATCTAGTATCTGGTGGTTTGGTCTCCAGAAAATACACCAACCTGGAGATAGGAAGGCCTCTGGAGGGCTTCCATTCATGTCCTTATAGCATGTCCAATCAAAACGGACCAGCACAATGCCCCCCCCACTTGTGTTATTTGATAGAATACAGAAGGGAAAAATAACGGTttagactttttgttttttaagttcagtGCACATTCTTTTGTTTCTCCCAACAGTAAAACTGGGTGATGGATCAAATGATGAAAGGGTAGGAATggattatgtgtatatataatatatatgtgtgtgtatatatatatatatatatatatatatatatatatatatatatatatatcaatgtacGTGGGACAGGAGTAAGTCGGTTGGTTTCTGGTCAGTTTCTCCATAAAGTGCTAGCAAATGCTCTGAGAGCAAGCCTgccctccctcaccccacccatctcctcccctgactcTAATTTAGACAAATGACCAAGGGACACACCCTTCAGACCCCTTCTGCAGCCTAAAGCCCTCCctctttgaaaaacaagatgccTTTGAAAAAGCTGGACGTtagagaaaaaacaacaacactgacTTCAACTGGGAAAAAGATCCCCATGCTGTCCAAGGTGCCAGGAGCGCCACTCTGAGACTGGAGAGGGTCTGCCctacctgggggtggggagtaagggtccccactccctacctcctGCAGATGAGCTCCTTTGCTTTAAAGGGCCTTGGAACAGGACATAAAGGAAGGGGAGATGTACTGGGGGACGTctttgaaaggaaaaagaaaagcctcAGTACTGACCGCAGAGTGCTttacagctgggggagggggtgtgctgTGTGCAAGAGGGGGCAGGCCAGGCTCTAGGGGGGGCGCGGCCCCCCCCCCGGTGTTTCTGTGGCTTGCTGGGGCCGCGGGGCTCAGGGGGTCTCCCTGGCCGGCGGGGGCTCGTCCTCGGCGGCGCTGTCGGCGAAGGGTGCGCGGCTGCGGGCACGCGGGGCCCCTGTGGGCGCCCCCTCGTGCAGCGggagcgcggcggcggcggccggctTGTCGGGGGGCGGCGACAGCACCGAGGACAGGCAGGgaaaggcggcggcggcggcagcggcagcggcagcggcagccGCGGCCGGGCCCGGGAGGCCGGGGTATAGCAGCGGGAAGGGCGCAGCGGCCGCGGGGTACAGGTACTTGTCCAGGCCGCCCTTATCCAGGAAGGGCTGCACGTAGGCGGCGGCGGCTGCCGAGGGCGACAGGAAGTAGAAGGGCAGGCAGAAGGGGGCGGCGGGCGGTGCAAAGGGGGTGCCCCCGCCCGCGCCCAGCGCCACCAGAGAGCCAAGCAGCGCGGCGTCGGGTCTCAGCAACGCGGCGGCCGCCAGCGGGTCGGGGCCCAGCCGCGCACCTCCCGCACCGCCGCGGGGCTCCAGCCGCCTGCGCTTGGGCGCCGGCGAATCATCGGGCCCGGGCGGCTCCTGCTTGATGCTCGGGCGCTCGGGCCGCGACTCGGCCTCGCCGCCGTAACCGCTGTCTGTGTCCGTGTCGTGCTCTGCCGCCGCGAGCTCGGCGCTGGGCTGAGTCCGCTGGATGACCGGCACGCAGTGCGCCGGCGGCTCCGGCTTGGGGACCGCGCGC
This portion of the Erinaceus europaeus chromosome 7, mEriEur2.1, whole genome shotgun sequence genome encodes:
- the BHLHE41 gene encoding class E basic helix-loop-helix protein 41 isoform X1; protein product: MDEGMPRLQERQLLEHRDFIGLDYSSLYLCKPKRSMKRDDSKDTYKLPHRLIEKKRRDRINECIAQLKDLLPEHLKLTTLGHLEKAVVLELTLKHLKALTALTEQQHQKIIALQSGERALKSPIQADLDAFHSGFQTCAKEVLQYLSRFESWTPREPRCAQLLGHLHAVATQFLPSPPLLTPQVPPGRASGAPPAAAPAAPGPERAVPKPEPPAHCVPVIQRTQPSAELAAAEHDTDTDSGYGGEAESRPERPSIKQEPPGPDDSPAPKRRRLEPRGGAGGARLGPDPLAAAALLRPDAALLGSLVALGAGGGTPFAPPAAPFCLPFYFLSPSAAAAAYVQPFLDKGGLDKYLYPAAAAPFPLLYPGLPGPAAAAAAAAAAAAAAFPCLSSVLSPPPDKPAAAAALPLHEGAPTGAPRARSRAPFADSAAEDEPPPARETP
- the BHLHE41 gene encoding class E basic helix-loop-helix protein 41 isoform X2, whose amino-acid sequence is MDEGMPRLQERQLLEHRDFIGLDYSSLYLCKPKRSMKRDDSKTLGHLEKAVVLELTLKHLKALTALTEQQHQKIIALQSGERALKSPIQADLDAFHSGFQTCAKEVLQYLSRFESWTPREPRCAQLLGHLHAVATQFLPSPPLLTPQVPPGRASGAPPAAAPAAPGPERAVPKPEPPAHCVPVIQRTQPSAELAAAEHDTDTDSGYGGEAESRPERPSIKQEPPGPDDSPAPKRRRLEPRGGAGGARLGPDPLAAAALLRPDAALLGSLVALGAGGGTPFAPPAAPFCLPFYFLSPSAAAAAYVQPFLDKGGLDKYLYPAAAAPFPLLYPGLPGPAAAAAAAAAAAAAAFPCLSSVLSPPPDKPAAAAALPLHEGAPTGAPRARSRAPFADSAAEDEPPPARETP